A window of Myxococcus xanthus contains these coding sequences:
- a CDS encoding citrate synthase family protein gives MSRPKGGRSQSRFDHRPEEELVTAAQAAALLGVKRATLYTYVSRGLVRCVPERGTKENRYVRSDLERLKARHDARAGHAAVASGALRWGEPVIDSSVSRVGAEGLAYRGHSAVTLAVEGRAFEDVAELLWTGTLPEEASRWPSPEPAFPPSELAKLLPRGTPPVAALSALVPLLGARDSARFASPPEQERARARRLLRHLSAWVCVANAPGRVTHALNEPTVAQSLARAWNTRVKRAPELLNRALVLCADHELNVSTFTARVAASSSADLYACLSAALAALSGPKHGGACDRVEALLVEVGRPERAAEVIRERLRRGEAVPGFGHQLYPDGDPRTPPLVEAARSVRPETPNVRIASAVLEAMRAAGHPPPSVDFGLVMLTGALGLPSGAGATLFAVGRAAGWVAHVLEQREQGHLLRPRARYVEPAHPAGGRAP, from the coding sequence ATGAGTAGGCCCAAGGGCGGACGCTCTCAATCTCGATTCGACCATCGACCTGAGGAGGAGCTCGTGACCGCGGCACAGGCCGCCGCGCTCCTGGGCGTGAAGCGAGCCACGCTCTACACCTACGTGAGCCGAGGCCTCGTGCGCTGCGTGCCGGAGCGAGGCACCAAGGAGAACCGCTATGTGCGCTCCGACCTGGAGCGCCTGAAAGCGCGGCACGACGCGAGAGCGGGACACGCGGCCGTCGCCTCGGGCGCCTTGCGCTGGGGCGAGCCCGTCATCGACTCGTCGGTGTCCCGCGTGGGCGCGGAGGGGCTCGCATACCGAGGCCATTCGGCGGTGACGCTCGCGGTGGAGGGACGCGCGTTCGAGGACGTGGCCGAGCTGTTGTGGACAGGCACGCTGCCCGAAGAAGCGTCACGGTGGCCCTCACCCGAGCCGGCGTTTCCACCGTCCGAGCTGGCGAAGCTGTTGCCCCGTGGAACACCTCCCGTTGCCGCGCTGTCTGCGTTGGTGCCGCTCCTAGGCGCAAGGGACTCGGCGCGCTTTGCCTCTCCTCCCGAGCAGGAGCGGGCCCGCGCCCGGAGGCTGCTGCGCCACCTGTCCGCCTGGGTCTGCGTGGCGAACGCGCCGGGGCGAGTGACGCATGCCTTGAACGAGCCCACGGTGGCGCAATCCCTGGCGCGCGCTTGGAACACCCGCGTGAAGCGCGCACCTGAGCTGCTCAACCGCGCGCTGGTGCTGTGCGCGGACCATGAGCTGAACGTGTCCACGTTCACCGCGCGCGTGGCGGCCTCCTCCAGCGCGGACCTGTACGCCTGCTTGAGCGCCGCGCTGGCCGCGCTCTCCGGTCCCAAGCACGGAGGGGCCTGCGACCGCGTGGAGGCGTTGCTCGTGGAAGTGGGCCGGCCGGAGCGCGCGGCGGAGGTCATCCGGGAGCGGCTGCGGCGAGGCGAAGCGGTCCCCGGCTTCGGTCATCAGCTCTATCCAGACGGAGACCCACGGACACCACCGCTGGTGGAAGCCGCGCGGAGCGTCAGGCCCGAGACGCCCAATGTCCGTATCGCCAGCGCCGTGCTGGAAGCCATGCGCGCGGCGGGACATCCGCCCCCGTCCGTGGACTTCGGGCTGGTGATGCTCACCGGAGCGCTGGGGCTTCCTTCAGGCGCGGGCGCCACGCTGTTCGCCGTCGGGCGTGCCGCGGGCTGGGTGGCCCATGTGCTGGAGCAGCGGGAACAGGGCCACCTGCTGCGCCCTCGGGCACGCTACGTGGAGCCGGCACACCCCGCCGGTGGCAGGGCGCCATGA
- the ychF gene encoding redox-regulated ATPase YchF, producing MGLSIGIVGLPNVGKSTLFNALSAAGAQAANYPFCTIEPNVGVVPVPDDRLDKLSALIKPLKKVPTSLEFVDIAGLVRGASKGEGLGNQFLGNIRQVNAVLHVLRCFEDDNVTHVEGGVNPVRDRDVVDTELCLKDLETVEKRRERSLKNTKVGGKAGEEAKAEVALLDRIKASLDNGITVRAQKLTEEESAVIHDLFLLTDKPVLYVANIGESELGKEDANPHVKAVREMAAKEGFEVVVLAAALESEIQQLPESERPGFLESAGLSEPGLHKVVRAGYKLLGLWTYFTVGEQECRAWTIHQGYKAPQAAGVIHSDFERGFIKAEVMRWEDLVKLGSESAVKEKGMLRVEGKEYVVQDGDCMHFRFNV from the coding sequence ATGGGTCTATCCATCGGAATCGTCGGGCTGCCCAACGTCGGCAAGTCCACCCTGTTCAACGCGCTGTCGGCCGCGGGCGCGCAGGCGGCCAACTATCCCTTCTGCACCATCGAGCCCAACGTGGGCGTGGTGCCCGTGCCGGATGACCGCCTGGACAAGCTGTCCGCGCTCATCAAGCCGCTGAAGAAGGTGCCCACCTCGCTGGAGTTCGTGGACATCGCCGGCTTGGTGCGCGGCGCGTCCAAGGGCGAAGGCCTGGGCAACCAGTTCCTGGGCAACATCCGCCAGGTCAACGCCGTGCTCCACGTGCTGCGCTGCTTCGAGGACGACAACGTCACCCACGTCGAGGGCGGGGTGAATCCGGTGCGGGACCGGGACGTGGTCGACACGGAACTGTGCCTCAAGGACCTGGAGACGGTGGAGAAGCGCCGCGAGCGCTCCTTGAAGAACACGAAGGTGGGCGGCAAGGCTGGCGAGGAGGCCAAGGCCGAGGTGGCGTTGCTGGACCGCATCAAGGCGAGTCTGGACAACGGCATCACCGTGCGCGCCCAGAAGCTCACCGAGGAGGAGAGCGCCGTCATCCATGACCTGTTCCTGCTCACCGACAAGCCCGTGCTGTACGTGGCGAACATCGGCGAGTCGGAGCTGGGCAAGGAGGACGCGAATCCCCACGTGAAGGCCGTTCGGGAGATGGCCGCGAAGGAGGGCTTCGAGGTGGTGGTGCTCGCCGCCGCGCTGGAGTCCGAAATCCAGCAGCTCCCGGAGTCGGAGCGTCCGGGCTTCCTGGAGAGCGCGGGCCTGTCCGAGCCGGGCCTGCACAAGGTGGTGCGCGCCGGCTACAAGCTGCTGGGCCTGTGGACGTACTTCACCGTGGGCGAGCAGGAGTGCCGCGCGTGGACCATCCACCAGGGCTACAAGGCCCCGCAGGCGGCCGGCGTCATCCACTCCGACTTCGAGCGCGGCTTCATCAAGGCCGAGGTGATGCGCTGGGAGGACCTGGTGAAGCTGGGCAGCGAGTCCGCCGTGAAGGAGAAGGGCATGCTGCGCGTGGAAGGCAAGGAGTACGTCGTCCAGGACGGCGACTGCATGCACTTCCGCTTCAACGTGTAG
- the atpF gene encoding F0F1 ATP synthase subunit B encodes MFLPSVLAASNLVKVQPGLIFWTLVTFVIAAVVLKWKAWGPILSLVEEREKQIASSIESAKRERAEAEKLLADQKTAIAEARREAAEMMRRNTQEMEKFREELMAKSRKEAEELKLSARREIDEQKAKAIAEVRSMAVDLAMEVAGKLISERMDDSKQRALAEQFVQGLPLNSTSATGAVRRTA; translated from the coding sequence ATGTTCCTGCCCTCCGTCCTCGCCGCCAGTAACCTCGTGAAGGTCCAGCCGGGCCTCATCTTCTGGACTCTGGTTACCTTCGTCATCGCCGCCGTCGTCCTGAAGTGGAAGGCGTGGGGCCCCATCCTTTCGCTGGTCGAGGAGCGCGAGAAGCAGATCGCCAGCTCCATCGAGAGCGCCAAGCGTGAGCGCGCCGAGGCGGAGAAGCTGCTGGCCGACCAGAAGACGGCCATCGCCGAGGCCCGTCGCGAGGCCGCGGAGATGATGCGCCGCAACACGCAGGAGATGGAGAAGTTCCGCGAGGAGCTCATGGCCAAGAGCCGCAAGGAGGCCGAGGAGCTCAAGCTGAGCGCGCGTCGCGAGATTGACGAGCAGAAGGCGAAGGCCATCGCCGAGGTCCGCTCCATGGCGGTCGACCTGGCCATGGAAGTCGCCGGCAAGCTCATCAGCGAGCGCATGGACGACAGCAAGCAGCGCGCGCTGGCCGAGCAGTTCGTCCAGGGCCTGCCGCTGAACAGCACCAGCGCCACCGGCGCCGTGCGCCGCACTGCCTAA
- a CDS encoding ATP synthase F0 subunit C, translating into MTNLALAFLAAGLGAGLSIIGAALGIGKLAAAAMDATGRQPAAGGDIRTTMIIAAALIEGATLFALVVCILLATKA; encoded by the coding sequence ATGACCAACCTCGCTCTTGCCTTCCTCGCCGCCGGTCTGGGTGCCGGTCTCTCCATCATCGGTGCCGCGCTCGGCATTGGTAAGCTGGCCGCCGCCGCCATGGACGCCACGGGCCGTCAGCCGGCCGCGGGCGGCGACATCCGCACCACGATGATCATCGCGGCGGCCCTTATCGAAGGCGCCACGCTGTTCGCGCTGGTCGTTTGCATCCTGCTCGCCACCAAGGCTTAA
- the atpB gene encoding F0F1 ATP synthase subunit A — MRKAMVLFASLFAATAWAAGSEDDVPGYILHHVVDSPYLEIEVPLSSPIHAFDFPQWHVPLKAGACAPRMTEHGEEIPGLMDGCLDLSITKHTVMMWLAALLLMATLFIWGNRDKTKLVPRGAGANILEMLVLFVRDELAIKNIGKEEGPRYVPFLLTVFFFILFMNMLGMVPWMATATGNLAVTMALALCTFVITQVAGIRAAGLGGYLKHLTGGVAPWLWPIMVPVEVLGLFTKPFALTMRLFANMLAGHIVYFFLLGLIFLLGHPAVAAVSVPFAFAIFLLELFVAFVQAYVFAMLSALFIGMSVAMGHHHDDHGHDHPEAGPSHDQGKAHHA, encoded by the coding sequence ATGCGCAAGGCAATGGTGCTGTTCGCCAGTCTGTTTGCTGCCACGGCGTGGGCCGCGGGGTCTGAAGACGACGTGCCGGGGTACATCCTCCACCACGTCGTGGACTCACCCTACCTGGAGATCGAGGTCCCGCTTAGCAGCCCCATCCACGCGTTTGACTTCCCGCAGTGGCACGTCCCGCTGAAGGCCGGCGCGTGCGCGCCCCGGATGACGGAGCACGGTGAGGAGATTCCGGGCTTGATGGACGGCTGCCTGGACCTGTCCATCACGAAGCACACCGTGATGATGTGGCTGGCCGCTCTGCTGCTGATGGCCACCCTGTTCATCTGGGGCAACCGCGACAAGACGAAGCTGGTGCCGCGCGGCGCGGGCGCCAACATCCTCGAGATGCTGGTGCTGTTCGTTCGTGACGAGCTGGCCATCAAGAACATCGGCAAGGAGGAGGGCCCCCGCTACGTGCCCTTCCTGCTCACCGTGTTCTTCTTCATCCTCTTCATGAACATGCTGGGCATGGTTCCCTGGATGGCGACCGCCACCGGCAACCTGGCCGTGACCATGGCGCTGGCGCTGTGCACCTTCGTCATCACCCAGGTGGCGGGTATTCGCGCGGCGGGTCTGGGCGGCTACCTGAAGCACCTGACGGGTGGCGTGGCCCCCTGGTTGTGGCCCATCATGGTTCCGGTGGAGGTGCTGGGTCTGTTCACCAAGCCCTTCGCCCTCACGATGCGTCTGTTCGCCAACATGCTGGCGGGCCACATCGTCTACTTCTTCCTCCTGGGCCTCATCTTCCTCCTCGGCCACCCTGCGGTGGCGGCGGTGAGTGTGCCCTTCGCCTTCGCCATCTTCCTGCTCGAGCTGTTCGTTGCCTTCGTGCAGGCGTACGTCTTCGCGATGTTGTCGGCGCTGTTCATCGGCATGAGCGTGGCCATGGGTCACCACCATGACGACCACGGCCACGACCACCCGGAAGCGGGCCCCAGCCACGACCAGGGCAAGGCGCACCACGCCTAG
- a CDS encoding AtpZ/AtpI family protein, giving the protein MEVKEPRKPGGSDGSELGETARQMRAAQPYIAAVWKLVGGAVVGVLGGYWLDGWLGTGPWLLVVLSLVGICVGFYGFLHEMARLGMRK; this is encoded by the coding sequence ATGGAAGTGAAGGAGCCCCGGAAACCGGGCGGTTCGGACGGCAGCGAGCTGGGGGAGACGGCCCGGCAGATGAGGGCGGCGCAACCCTACATCGCGGCGGTGTGGAAGCTGGTGGGTGGAGCGGTGGTGGGCGTGCTGGGCGGCTACTGGCTGGATGGGTGGTTGGGGACGGGCCCCTGGTTGCTGGTGGTGCTGAGCCTGGTGGGTATCTGCGTGGGCTTCTATGGGTTCCTCCATGAGATGGCCCGGCTGGGGATGCGGAAGTGA
- a CDS encoding YbhB/YbcL family Raf kinase inhibitor-like protein: protein MPKPLVLTSPRFKDGDLIPIAYTGEGEDISPPLQWTDMPAGTKSLALIVEDPDAPDPRNPQMTFSHWVVYNIPPSAQGLPEGATPDVLPEGARQGQNDFHRQNYGGPMPPVGMHRYYFRLFALDTVLPDLGRVSRTQLRKAMEGHIVGQAELIGLYTKVHHRGAESPGATPA, encoded by the coding sequence ATGCCGAAGCCGCTCGTGCTCACGTCCCCCCGCTTCAAGGACGGCGACCTCATTCCCATTGCCTACACCGGCGAGGGCGAGGACATCTCACCGCCGCTTCAATGGACGGACATGCCTGCCGGGACGAAGAGCCTGGCCCTCATCGTGGAGGATCCGGACGCGCCAGACCCGCGCAATCCCCAGATGACCTTCTCCCACTGGGTTGTCTACAACATCCCACCTTCGGCGCAGGGCCTACCGGAAGGCGCCACGCCGGACGTCCTCCCGGAGGGCGCCCGCCAAGGCCAGAACGACTTCCACCGCCAGAACTACGGGGGCCCCATGCCGCCCGTGGGCATGCACCGGTACTACTTCCGCCTGTTCGCCCTGGACACGGTGCTGCCGGACCTGGGCCGCGTCTCGCGCACACAGCTCCGGAAGGCCATGGAAGGCCACATCGTGGGACAGGCGGAGCTCATCGGCCTGTACACCAAGGTCCACCACCGCGGCGCGGAGTCCCCCGGGGCCACTCCCGCCTGA
- a CDS encoding ATP-binding protein: MKTAAEIGAAYGPFDAMSVGVCVVRDGRFVYVNEALVTMSGYPREGVLGEPATLLVSAESAAELASRHARRKRGEPVPTTYETMLRTTEGERRVELTVIPSGTEWVVLVRDVSARARRRSVLQRLAELGANLPSLRTEGEVLRRMFSSVEELGLGCAWLSPDRLGVRLGQTFVPPGMVPTEAAALSGRWVRDVVGQWPPLLKRAWRDGAAYTDELPQEAERFLRGARGVLVRQGIQRAGQTRAIAVRIDVEAQPRAMLALVADWLREEELPPVRLFGAQVSAALDAALTISRLSAQNTALAALNRLASVTASAPHPQALFAPGTDEIAGLLGCDAVAVLLPADDGEVELAYSSGLDTEGSEDFTRRWRAGNLCLQAQREGIPLEREVESCPDELSEELRRQGFRTVVVVPLRVRSRGVGTLSALFRERRPLTPLERETLQAMGSHFAAAIESHRLLHELRGRAEDLALLHEVAKALAATLELDKLLHIGATSLARIVDTSDAYVFLPDVSGERLQLRAMTGGSPELQGPALPLLPADASLASVAFHTREVVMVEDARSDLRVNEEVRRLPGARAFLVLPLVVHERPMGVMMAVETRRPRRFTVAEVERASAIANQLALAREGARLVEDLQASYVELARTQAQLVRRERLAALGELSAVVAHEVRNPLGAIFNSVASIRRIVGPDSAAVPLLDIVGEESDRLNRIVADLLTFARPPAPHPYAVPLSPLVEDAVRGALAEAPGQVRVELDLADDVPSVTVDERMMRQAFLNLAINAVQAMPQGGMLRASVRRATGTPEVEVQFVDSGPGISPDVRARIFEPFFTTKAKGTGLGLAVVKRIIESHQGRVALESQPGQGTTFRLYLPLDTSAAAVSEGW; the protein is encoded by the coding sequence GTGAAAACCGCCGCCGAAATCGGGGCAGCCTACGGCCCCTTCGATGCGATGTCCGTGGGTGTCTGCGTCGTCCGTGACGGCCGCTTCGTCTATGTGAACGAAGCGCTGGTGACGATGTCGGGCTACCCGCGCGAGGGCGTGCTGGGTGAGCCCGCCACGCTCCTCGTCTCGGCGGAAAGCGCGGCGGAGCTGGCGTCCCGCCATGCCCGACGCAAGCGCGGCGAGCCCGTCCCCACCACGTACGAAACGATGCTGCGCACCACCGAAGGGGAGCGGCGGGTGGAGCTGACCGTCATCCCCAGCGGCACGGAGTGGGTGGTGCTGGTGCGCGACGTGTCGGCGAGGGCCCGGCGCCGCAGCGTGCTCCAGCGGTTGGCCGAGCTGGGCGCGAACCTGCCCTCCCTGCGCACCGAGGGCGAGGTGCTGCGCAGGATGTTCTCCAGCGTGGAGGAGCTGGGACTTGGCTGCGCGTGGCTTTCGCCAGACCGGCTGGGCGTCCGGCTGGGACAGACGTTCGTGCCGCCCGGCATGGTGCCCACGGAAGCCGCGGCACTGAGTGGCCGCTGGGTACGGGATGTGGTGGGCCAGTGGCCTCCCCTGCTGAAGCGCGCCTGGCGCGACGGCGCGGCCTATACAGACGAGTTGCCCCAGGAGGCCGAGCGCTTCCTCCGAGGCGCCCGGGGCGTGCTGGTTCGCCAGGGCATCCAGCGCGCCGGACAGACGCGTGCCATCGCGGTGCGCATCGACGTGGAGGCACAGCCCCGGGCCATGCTCGCGCTGGTGGCGGACTGGCTGCGCGAGGAGGAGCTTCCACCCGTGCGGCTCTTCGGCGCGCAGGTGTCCGCGGCGCTGGACGCGGCGCTCACCATCTCCCGCCTGTCCGCGCAAAACACGGCGCTGGCGGCGCTCAACCGCCTGGCCTCGGTGACAGCCTCCGCGCCGCACCCACAGGCGCTGTTCGCTCCGGGGACCGACGAAATCGCCGGGCTCCTGGGTTGCGACGCGGTGGCGGTGCTCCTGCCAGCGGACGACGGCGAAGTGGAGCTCGCGTACTCGAGCGGCCTGGACACCGAAGGCTCGGAGGACTTCACGCGGCGCTGGCGAGCCGGAAACCTGTGCCTCCAGGCGCAACGAGAAGGCATCCCGCTGGAGCGCGAGGTGGAGTCCTGTCCGGACGAACTAAGCGAGGAACTGCGCCGGCAGGGCTTCCGCACCGTGGTGGTCGTCCCCCTGCGGGTGCGCTCGCGGGGCGTGGGCACCCTGTCCGCCCTCTTCCGGGAACGGAGGCCCCTGACGCCGCTCGAACGGGAGACGTTGCAGGCCATGGGCAGCCACTTCGCGGCGGCCATCGAATCCCACCGGCTGCTGCATGAGCTTCGTGGCCGCGCCGAGGACCTGGCGTTGCTGCACGAGGTGGCCAAGGCGCTGGCGGCCACCCTGGAACTGGACAAGCTCCTGCACATTGGCGCCACCAGCCTGGCGCGCATCGTGGACACGTCGGATGCATACGTGTTCCTGCCGGATGTCTCGGGGGAACGGCTCCAGCTTCGCGCGATGACGGGAGGCTCACCGGAGCTTCAAGGGCCCGCCCTGCCACTCCTCCCGGCCGATGCGTCACTCGCGTCGGTGGCGTTCCACACGCGCGAGGTGGTGATGGTAGAGGACGCCCGCTCCGACCTGCGCGTCAACGAGGAGGTGCGGCGCCTGCCCGGTGCTCGAGCATTCCTGGTGCTCCCCCTGGTGGTCCACGAGCGCCCCATGGGCGTGATGATGGCGGTGGAGACGCGGCGGCCACGGCGCTTCACGGTCGCGGAGGTGGAGCGAGCCAGTGCCATCGCCAACCAACTGGCGCTGGCCCGCGAGGGCGCGCGGCTGGTGGAGGACCTTCAAGCCAGCTACGTGGAGCTGGCCCGGACCCAGGCCCAGTTGGTGCGCCGCGAACGGCTGGCCGCGCTGGGCGAGCTGTCCGCCGTGGTCGCCCATGAAGTGCGCAATCCACTGGGTGCCATCTTCAACTCAGTCGCGTCCATCCGCCGCATCGTCGGGCCGGACAGCGCGGCGGTGCCGCTGCTGGACATCGTCGGGGAGGAGTCGGACCGGCTCAACCGCATCGTCGCGGACCTGCTCACCTTCGCGCGGCCGCCCGCGCCGCATCCCTATGCCGTGCCGCTGTCGCCCCTGGTGGAGGACGCGGTGCGAGGCGCGCTGGCGGAGGCCCCGGGCCAGGTGCGCGTGGAACTGGACCTGGCGGACGATGTCCCCTCGGTGACCGTGGACGAGCGGATGATGCGCCAGGCCTTCCTCAACCTCGCCATCAACGCCGTGCAGGCCATGCCTCAGGGCGGCATGCTGCGCGCGAGTGTCCGGCGCGCGACGGGGACTCCCGAGGTCGAAGTGCAGTTCGTGGACAGCGGGCCGGGCATCTCCCCTGACGTACGGGCGCGCATCTTCGAGCCCTTCTTCACCACCAAGGCCAAGGGCACCGGACTGGGGCTGGCGGTGGTGAAGCGCATCATCGAGTCGCACCAGGGCCGGGTCGCGCTGGAATCCCAGCCGGGCCAGGGCACCACCTTCCGGCTCTATCTCCCGCTGGACACCTCCGCCGCGGCGGTAAGCGAAGGCTGGTAA
- a CDS encoding serine/threonine protein kinase → MRRIGAGGMGEVFLAREEAPRRACVVKKVLPQLMASPQFAGRFRDEARVVVRLHHPNIARVYAMGEVEGQLYLSMEYVQGKTLSRLTYRLRQLGRTLPLGIMLHLGQRLCEGLAYAHDATDEFGNPLHLVHRDLSPANVCISYAGEVKIIDFGAAQSTLKEQQTAPRVVIGNLTYMAPEQARKRFVDRRADVYAVGALLWELFAWKPLAQRGDPVERWRRAAYPQWEPAGSVRQGVPTSVDAFLMRALASEPDNRFPDAAAMGAELARMKAKLAPNVGDADVARLIAAAFPREKKAEELVLRELLREPRSRALTEPALATVLAPPTALAFEHEGIDAPEDYVPAERGDAETSKAPSSAHPPDANVPAAPDASVRGTPAKAAHAADELEVTVRGIPGRAPEVPRAVNAPRVTALYGTEDEATVVEGGASRARRGLPGGERAHLGVEEEATVVHPSRGPVASVPLDADEETTVVQPERARMAADAGVASKSDVGSGAANSGASLGGDAAATEAVDAAKLMVALERAEASRSQGARATASEDVTVTEVNPARALQSLSPQAAQLRRATRETQVGFGVDISQAVDAAAVEARRLELVRAITGDEALPVPEPEEDFGTWLRGGRPWLVAGLCAGACALGLALAWTLA, encoded by the coding sequence GTGCGCCGCATCGGCGCCGGGGGGATGGGAGAGGTGTTCCTCGCGCGTGAGGAGGCGCCTCGTCGTGCCTGTGTGGTGAAGAAGGTCCTCCCGCAGCTCATGGCGAGCCCGCAGTTCGCCGGACGCTTCCGGGATGAAGCCCGCGTCGTGGTGCGGCTGCACCATCCGAACATCGCGCGCGTGTACGCCATGGGCGAGGTGGAAGGGCAGCTCTACCTGTCCATGGAGTACGTGCAGGGCAAGACGCTCAGCCGGCTGACGTACCGGTTGCGGCAGCTCGGGCGGACGCTGCCGCTGGGCATCATGCTCCACCTGGGGCAGCGGCTCTGTGAGGGCCTGGCCTACGCGCACGACGCGACGGATGAGTTCGGCAATCCGCTGCACCTGGTCCACCGGGATTTGTCTCCCGCGAACGTGTGCATCAGCTACGCGGGCGAGGTGAAAATCATCGACTTCGGCGCGGCGCAGTCCACGCTGAAGGAGCAGCAGACGGCGCCCCGGGTGGTGATTGGCAACCTGACGTACATGGCACCGGAGCAGGCGCGAAAGCGCTTCGTGGACCGGCGCGCGGACGTGTACGCGGTGGGCGCGCTGCTGTGGGAGTTGTTCGCGTGGAAGCCCCTGGCGCAGCGGGGCGACCCGGTGGAGCGGTGGCGGCGCGCGGCCTACCCTCAGTGGGAGCCAGCGGGGAGTGTCCGGCAGGGCGTGCCTACCAGCGTGGATGCGTTCCTGATGCGCGCGCTGGCCTCGGAGCCTGACAATCGCTTCCCGGACGCGGCCGCCATGGGCGCGGAACTGGCGCGGATGAAGGCGAAGCTGGCGCCCAACGTGGGGGATGCGGATGTCGCGCGCCTCATCGCGGCCGCGTTCCCCCGCGAGAAGAAGGCGGAGGAGCTCGTGCTCCGCGAACTGCTGCGGGAGCCGCGTTCCCGCGCACTCACCGAGCCCGCGTTGGCCACCGTGCTCGCTCCGCCTACCGCGCTCGCGTTCGAGCACGAAGGCATCGACGCGCCCGAGGACTACGTCCCGGCCGAGCGTGGCGACGCTGAGACCTCGAAGGCACCGTCGTCCGCCCACCCGCCTGATGCGAATGTCCCAGCCGCGCCGGATGCCTCCGTGCGAGGCACGCCAGCGAAGGCCGCGCACGCCGCGGATGAGCTTGAAGTCACGGTGCGAGGGATTCCTGGAAGGGCGCCGGAGGTGCCTCGTGCTGTGAATGCACCTCGCGTCACCGCGCTGTACGGGACGGAGGACGAGGCGACCGTGGTGGAGGGCGGGGCCTCGCGAGCGCGCCGGGGCCTCCCCGGCGGCGAACGGGCACACCTCGGTGTGGAGGAGGAGGCCACCGTCGTCCATCCATCGCGAGGCCCGGTCGCGAGCGTGCCACTCGATGCGGACGAGGAGACCACGGTCGTTCAGCCCGAACGTGCCCGGATGGCGGCGGACGCTGGCGTGGCGTCGAAGTCCGACGTGGGCTCTGGGGCCGCGAACTCCGGAGCGAGCCTGGGCGGAGACGCGGCGGCCACAGAAGCCGTCGATGCGGCGAAGCTGATGGTCGCGCTCGAACGGGCGGAGGCCAGCCGAAGCCAGGGCGCCCGTGCCACGGCGTCCGAGGATGTCACCGTGACGGAGGTGAATCCCGCCAGGGCGCTCCAGTCCTTGTCGCCCCAGGCCGCGCAGTTGCGCCGAGCTACCCGTGAGACGCAGGTGGGCTTCGGCGTGGACATCTCCCAAGCGGTGGATGCTGCGGCGGTGGAGGCCCGTCGTCTGGAGTTGGTGCGCGCCATCACGGGGGATGAAGCGCTGCCCGTGCCAGAGCCCGAGGAGGACTTCGGCACATGGCTTCGCGGCGGTCGTCCCTGGCTCGTCGCGGGGCTCTGCGCGGGTGCGTGTGCCCTGGGGCTCGCGCTGGCTTGGACGCTGGCCTGA